A single genomic interval of Malania oleifera isolate guangnan ecotype guangnan chromosome 11, ASM2987363v1, whole genome shotgun sequence harbors:
- the LOC131167571 gene encoding uncharacterized protein LOC131167571, whose product MGCSIEQFTRLKPSIFVGSVDPVRAENWIQEIEKILDVLNSTEWQKMAFATFKLSGEAERWWVSVKKMEKNRPIPVALMWARFKDLFFEWYFLATVRNAKMEEFMNLTQESLTVQQYAAKFHELS is encoded by the coding sequence ATGGGTTGCTCCATAGAACAGTTCACCAGGTTGAAGCCTTCGATTTTTGTAGGAAGTGTagatccagttcgtgctgagaattggatccaagagattgagaagattctGGATGTTTTAAACTCCACGGAGTGGCAGAAGATGGCCTTTGCAACGTTTAAGTTATCAGGtgaggcagagagatggtgggtgtcagTGAAGAAGATGGAGAAGAACCGACCAATACCAGTGGCGTTGATGTGGGCTCGGTtcaaagatttattctttgaatGGTATTTTCTGGCCACGGTTAGAaacgcgaagatggaggaattcatgaaccTAACGCAGGAGTCGCTGACGGTGCAACAGTATGCTGCAAAATTTCATGAGCTGTCTTGA